The sequence CGAACCGCCGCCACCACCCGCTCGAGCAGGCGCGCCCGGTTCTCGAGTGGACCGCCGTACTCGTCCTGCCTCCGATTCGCGAGGGGTGAGAGGAACGAGCTGATCAGATAGCCGTGCGCGCCGTGGATCTCGGCCAGCCGGTAGCCGGCCTCGCGTGCGCGGCGCGCTCCCTGGGCGAACGAGTGGACGACCTCCTCGATCCCGTCGTGGCCGAGCTCGCGCGGTTCCTGGTACCCCTCGGCGAAGGGGAGCGGTGAAGGTCCCACTATCGGCGACCAGCCGCCCTGACCCGGCGGGACCGGGCCTCGCCCTTCCCACGGGCGGTAGGTGCTGGCCTTGCGGCCGGCATGGGCCAGCTGGATGCCCGCGACGGCTCCGGCTTCGGCGATGAGGCGGGCGAGCTTGCGGTGCGCGCCGATCTGCTCGTCCTTCCAGATCCCGAGGTCTTGCGGGCTTATGCGCCCGCGCGCCTCGACAGCGGTGGCCTCGGCGATGACGAGACCGGCTCCGCCCACTGCCCTGGATGCGAGGTGGATGAAGTGCCAGTCGTTGGGGAAGCCGTCCTCCGCCGAGTACTGGCACATGGGGGAGACGGCGATGCGGTTCCGGAGTTCGACGTCGCGGAGTCGAAGTGGTGAGAAGAGGTGGGGGTGCATGAGAGAGAGGTTATCCGCTGCGGCGCGGTTGCAGAGTCAAGCGGCAGAACTCCTCGACCGTCCGTTCGAGGAGGCGCAGCATCACCGGCTGTCGAGCTCGAACCACTCGGTCCGGCCGCAGTGACGAGGGGGAGCTCATGGCTTCAGGGTGAAGCGGCACGGTCCACGCCTTAAAAAGAGTTCAGGCGCACTAAGCGTACGTAAAGGTGTGCCTGCCAACATCCTCTTGCGGGCCGTGCATCGACCGAACGGACACGGACCAGGTTGGAGCATCCAGGCTCAGCGAGATCGCGGTCCGCAACCGAATCGCCGATCGCCGTCGAGGCGGCGTGAAGTACCACTTGGAGGTGCAGTATGCGGAAGTTCCTGTTTGTTCTCGTCGTTGCACTACTGCTGGGGGCGGCAGTCGCGGCCGAGTTGCCGAGGGATGGCGATATCGTCCTCACAGCGGAGGGGGAGGTCGTGGGTACCGGCGAGTTCGAGGACGGCAACCTCGAGCTCGAGCTGCTCACCGGCTTCGAAGGCACGGCTACCTTCACGGTCGTGGACGATGAGGGCAACGAGTACTCGTTCGACGTGCAGGTCGACAGTGAAGGGTCGGTCGTGCTCGACGGGACCTCCGAGGACCTCGAGGAGGTCGTCGAGGAGGATGGCGGCGAAGTGGTGATCACCTTCCGCGAGGAGCTCGAGACGGAGGGGAACATGGCGTTCGGTGCGGCTGTGCCCGATCACGTGGACCTGCCCGACGTTGCCCGTGAAGGGATGGAGCGGGCCAAGGAGAACCACGAGGAGGCCAAGGAGCGCTCCGGTGCCGGTGCCTCGGTCGAAGGCCGGGCCGAGGGCGAGGCCCACGGAGAAGCCGGGGGCGAAGAAGCCGAGGCGGAAGCCGAAGCCGACGTGTCGCTGGGAGTGGGCCTCGGCAAGGGCGAAGAGGACTGAGTCTCGGCGGTAGCCGACGGGAGTAGCAGTCGCTTCTCGCTCGAGTCCAGTCGAGCCGAAGAGGGGAGCCGGGAGGGGCCGAAGAGCGGCCCCTCCCCTTCGTCTGCTCCGGCCGCGCCGGTGGGCGCTCAGCCCACCGCCTCGAGACCCAGGGCCAGCCGGCCGGTGAAGCGATGCTGCTGCTTGGCGGGGAGCGGATGGAACTGGGCCGCGTGCAGGTCGCGGACCAGGCGCTCGAGGCCCACCCCCTGGAAGAAGCCGACGCCACCGGCGAGCTCCAGCGCCTTGCCGGCCACGGCCATCACCGAGCCGGTGCAGATCGTCTTCCGCACGAGCATCTCGCTCGCCAGCTCCTGAGTGGGTTCGAACCGGTAGTCGTTCGCCAGGGAGATCATCCCGTCGAGCGCCAGTCGTGCGACGGTGAGCTCGTTCTCGAGCTCGCCCGCCAGGTAGGCGAGCTCATCGCTCGCTCGCTTGTGCCGCGCCAGGCTCAGTGCGAGTTCGGCCGCCTGCTCGGCCACCCCAACGTAAACGGCCATGATCAGCGGCAAGGCCACGCCTGCGACCACTGCCCACACCGGGTGCCAGACGTCGGCGGGACGCGCGAGCACGACAGCCTCGTCGGGCACGAACACGCCGTCTAGGGCAAC comes from Trueperaceae bacterium and encodes:
- a CDS encoding NADH:flavin oxidoreductase/NADH oxidase — its product is MHPHLFSPLRLRDVELRNRIAVSPMCQYSAEDGFPNDWHFIHLASRAVGGAGLVIAEATAVEARGRISPQDLGIWKDEQIGAHRKLARLIAEAGAVAGIQLAHAGRKASTYRPWEGRGPVPPGQGGWSPIVGPSPLPFAEGYQEPRELGHDGIEEVVHSFAQGARRAREAGYRLAEIHGAHGYLISSFLSPLANRRQDEYGGPLENRARLLERVVAAVRGEWPQELPLFVRISTTDWAEGGWTVEDSVALAARLADSGVDLIDCSSGGNRVVPVPAGAGYQTAAAAEIRRRTGMKTGAVGLIRSAHQADHIIRTGQADLVLLAREMLRNPYWALNAATELGVDVAWPPQYERAKP